The proteins below are encoded in one region of Scomber japonicus isolate fScoJap1 chromosome 2, fScoJap1.pri, whole genome shotgun sequence:
- the LOC128375190 gene encoding dynein axonemal light chain 4, which translates to MAGTGEGKKEEADYKRLHSFPLIRHTDMPEEMRVETMELCVTACEKFATNNESAAKMIKESMDKKFGSSWHVVIGEGFGFEVTHEVKNLLYMFFGGSLAVCVWKCS; encoded by the exons ATGGCAGGGACTGgcgagggaaagaaagaagaggccGACTATAAGAGACTGCACAGCTTCCCTCTCATCAGG CACACAGACATGCCCGAGGAAATGAGGGTAGAGACGATGGAGCTGTGTGTGACAGCCTGCGAAAAGTTTGCAACCAACAATGAG agTGCAGCTAAGATGATCAAAGAGTCCATGGACAAGAAATTCGGCAGCTCGTGGCACGTAGTGATCGGCGAAGGCTTCGGCTTCGAGGTCACACACGAGGTGAAGAACCTGCTCTACATGTTCTTCGGAGGAAGTCTCGCAGTGTGCGTGTGGAAATGCTCCTAG